A region from the Vicia villosa cultivar HV-30 ecotype Madison, WI linkage group LG3, Vvil1.0, whole genome shotgun sequence genome encodes:
- the LOC131656566 gene encoding upstream activation factor subunit UAF30-like has product MLPQRMKKAVTDNPKKLANLIDLVNLPSTLRDFVGQSQTSRLTCFMRVWSYIKTNNLQDPNNKNVVNCDEKLKGILLGKPQVELAELPTLIKLHFPKEPK; this is encoded by the exons ATGCTTCCTCAGCGAATGAAGAAAGCTGTTACCGATAACCCTAAAAAACTTGCAAACCTGATCGATCTCGTTAACCTTCCTTCCACTCTCAGAGACTTCGTCGGTCAATCTCAGACTTCTCGATTAACCTGTTTCATGCGCGTTTGGTCCTACATCAAAACCAACAATCTTCAG GATCCAAATAACAAAAACGTGGTAAACTGTGATGAGAAATTAAAAGGTATTCTACTTGGGAAACCTCAAGTTGAGTTAGCAGAACTTCCAACACTTATCAAGCTACATTTTCCGAAAGAGCCCAAGTGA
- the LOC131656567 gene encoding EH domain-containing protein 1-like produces MRVMEIDTIPNESCSKENLNLYQEWFNYADADGDGRFTGNEASKFFAMSNVSRQDLKQVWAIADSKREGYLGFKEFVISMQLVSLAQNGYTITHDLLTGDILRDVKPPIMEGLDALVAKKKRKQKDNNVSTLPPPSNKWFTAKSAKKMSGSSVTSIIDGLKRLYIQKLKPLEVAYRFNDFVSPLLTNSDFDCKPMVMLLGQYSTGKTTFIKHMLQSSYPGAHIGPEPTTDRFVVVMSGPDERSIPGNTVAVQADMPFSGLTTFGTAFLSKFECSQMPHPLLEHITFVDSPGVLSGEKQRSQRSYDFTGVTSWFAAKSDLILLLFDPHKLDISDEFKRVISSLHGHDDKIRVVLNKADQVDTQQLMRIYGALMWSLGKVLNVPEVMRVYIGSFNDKPGNNSVNGVLGNELFEREQDDLLADLKDIPKKACDRKINEFVKRARAAIIHAYIISHLKKQMPAMMGKAKAQQKLIDNLEDEFAKVQREFHLPAGDFPDIDHFKEILSGYNIDKFEKLKPKTIQAVDEMLAHDIPNLLKSFRNPYG; encoded by the exons ATGCGTGTCATGGAAATTGATACAATTCCAAATGAATCATGTTCGAAAGAGAATCTTAACCTTTATCAAGAGTGGTTCAATTATGCAGACGCAG ATGGTGATGGTCGATTTACTGGGAATGAAGCGTCGAAGTTTTTCGCCATGTCGAATGTGTCTCGGCAAGATCTTAAGCAG GTGTGGGCGATTGCAGATTCAAAGCGAGAAGGATATCTTGGTTTCAAAGAATTTGTCATTTCTATGCag CTTGTTTCTTTGGCGCAAAATGGATACACAATAACACATGATCTTCTAACTGGTGATA TTTTGAGAGATGTGAAACCACCAATAATGGAAGGTTTGGATGCATTAGTTGCG AAGAAAAAGCGCAAACAAAAAGATAATAATG TTAGTACTCTGCCACCGCCCTCGAATAAGTGGTTTACTGCAAAGTCAGCAAAAAAG ATGTCTGGTTCCTCTGTGACGTCAATTATCGATGGTTTGAAGAGACTTTACATACAGAAGTTGAAGCCTTTAGAAGTCGCATATCGATTCAACGATTTTGTATCTCCTTTATTG ACAAATAGTGATTTTGATTGCAAACCTATGGTTATGCTTTTGGGTCAATACTCAACAGGGAAAACAACTTTTATCAAACATATGCTTCAAAGTAGTTATCCAG GAGCTCATATTGGACCTGAACCAACAACCGATAGGTTTGTTGTTGTCATG TCGGGACCTGATGAGAGAAGTATTCCCGGTAATACTGTTGCTGTCCAAGCCGACATGCCATTTAGCGGTCTTACGACTTTTGGCACAGCTTTTTTGTCCAAATTTGAGTGTTCTCAAATGCCTCATCCT TTACTGGAGCACATTACATTTGTGGATAGTCCAGGAGTTCTATCAGGAGAAAAGCAACGGTCGCAAAGATCATATGATTTTACGGGTGTTACATCTTGGTTTGCCGCTAAATCTGATTTAATACTCCTTCTATTTGATCCTCACAAACTTGATATAAGTGACGAGTTCAAACGTGTGATTTCATCCCTACACGGACACGATGATAAAATTCGAGTGGTTTTGAACAAGGCGGATCAAGTTGATACTCAACAA TTAATGAGAATTTATGGTGCACTAATGTGGTCGCTTGGGAAGGTGCTCAATGTTCCAGAAGTCATGCGAGTGTATATAGG TTCTTTCAATGACAAGCCAGGAAATAATAGTGTCAACGGTGTACTTGGCAATGAACTCTTCGAAAGAGAACAAGACGACCTTCTTGCAGATCTAAAAGACATACCGAAGAAGGCTTGTGATCGTAAA ATCAATGAATTTGTAAAACGAGCTCGAGCAGCCATTATACACGCGTATATTATCAGTCATCTAAAGAAGCAAATGCCTGCGATGATGGGGAAAGCTAAAGCTCAACAAAAACTCATCGATAATTTGGAGGACGAATTCGCAAAG GTACAAAGAGAGTTCCATCTACCAGCCGGAGACTTTCCTGATATTGAtcattttaaagaaattttgagtGGTTATAACATTGACAAGTTTGAGAAATTGAAACCGAAAACGATACAAGCAGTGGATGAAATGCTTGCTCATGATATTCCTAATCTGTTAAAGTCTTTTAGAAATCCATATGGTTAA
- the LOC131656568 gene encoding uncharacterized protein LOC131656568 has translation MDEPSTPKTRFTEESLLQATNTNIKNKGKYSRSLSHVNDELYSFRCYLRWMCVDQSNAFTATLSWFVFFIFTLAVPAASHFFIACPDCDSRHSRPYDAVVQLSLSSVASLSFLCLSSFVRKYGLRRFLFLDKLCDESETVRMNYMAQLNRSLKLLSVFAGPCFIAMSAYKIWWYSSGGSHISFLGNVYVSDTVACILELCSWLYRTTVIFLVCVLFRLICQLQILRLQDFATYFHVDSDVQSVMSEHLRIRRHLRIISHRYRRFILFALILITGSQFVCLLETTKAKYGLSIYKTGELVLCSVTLLSALSIMFRSATKITHKAQAITGLAAKWHVCATLDSFDGADEGGRLSAQISHEVIYPRVGTDGESEADDAGDEEDEIDNTKWIASYSYSTISYQKRQALVNYFENNKAGITVYGFMLDRSTLHTIFGIQLSLVLWLLGKTIGIS, from the exons ATGGACGAACCCTCCACCCCCAAAACCCGATTCACAGAAGAATCACTCTTACAAGCCACCAACACCAACATAAAAAACAAAGGCAAATACAGTCGCAGCCTCTCCCACGTAAACGACGAGCTCTACAGTTTCCGATGCTACCTCCGCTGGATGTGCGTCGATCAATCCAACGCCTTCACCGCCACTCTCTCCTGGttcgtcttcttcatcttcacgcTGGCCGTTCCCGCGGCCTCGCACTTCTTTATCGCCTGTCCGGATTGCGATTCCAGACACTCCCGGCCGTACGACGCTGTCGTTCAGCTGTCGCTGAGTTCGGTTGCTTCGCTGTCGTTTTTGTGCCTTTCGTCGTTTGTTAGAAAGTATGGGCTTCGGAGGTTCTTGTTCTTGGATAAGCTTTGTGATGAGAGCGAGACTGTTCGAATGAACTACATGGCACAACTCAAT AGATCATTGAAGCTCCTTTCGGTTTTTGCGGGTCCATGTTTTATAGCAATGTCTGCATACAAAATCTGGTGGTACTCATCAGGAGGATCACATATTTCATTCTTAGGAAATGTGTATGTCAGTGATACAGTAGCTTGCATATTAGAACTCTGCTCATGGTTGTACCGAACCACTGTCATATTCCTCGTTTGCGTTCTCTTCCGTTTGATCTGTCAGCTTCAGATCCTACGGCTACAAGACTTCGCCACGTACTTTCATGTTGATTCGGACGTGCAATCGGTGATGTCGGAACACCTGAGGATCAGAAGGCATTTGAGAATCATAAGTCATAGATACCGACGGTTTATTCTATTCGCGCTTATATTGATTACTGGAAGCCAGTTTGTGTGTTTGCTCGAGACTACTAAGGCTAAATATGGTCTTAGTATCTACAAAACCGGTGAGCTTGTG CTGTGTTCAGTAACGCTACTTTCTGCACTGTCCATAATGTTCCGTAGTGCGACAAAGATAACACACAAAGCACAAGCGATCACAGGGTTAGCTGCCAAGTGGCATGTTTGTGCGACGTTAGATTCTTTTGATGGAGCGGACGAAGGTGGAAGACTATCGGCTCAGATTTCTCACGAAGTAATCTATCCTAGGGTTGGAACGGATGGGGAATCGGAGGCTGATGATGctggtgatgaagaagatgaaattgATAACACAAAGTGGATTGCATCATATTCTTACAGTACTATTTCTTATCAGAAAAGACAAGCTCTTG TAAATTACTTTGAGAACAATAAGGCAGGAATTACTGTATATGGATTCATGTTGGATAGGAGTACACTCCACACCATATTTGGTATTCAGTTATCACTAGTTCTTTGGCTGCTTGGAAAAACCATAGGCATTTCTTGA